A region of Polyangiaceae bacterium DNA encodes the following proteins:
- the nuoL gene encoding NADH-quinone oxidoreductase subunit L, with protein sequence MDGLQKIFPPGEFALLAVILALPLIGAIVNGIFGKRLGKQAVTMMALVAVGGSFLASLVSFLLLRNAQAAAHAKGAEGAVRFIWQGWEWVRVSGRHDMAQVPLEVAFSFDALNGVMSLVVTGVGFLIHLYSTKYMEQDAGYHRFFAYLNLFVFSMLVLILGNSLPVLFVGWEGVGLCSYLLIGFWFEGEQNAAAGKKAFITNRIGDFGLIVAMALILYYVGSLDWSGIEGGRMNLLTKVQMWPIGNQVPGTGLIQNSLPSVAEWLNRPRFVTAATLVGLALFLGCAGKSAQFPLYVWLPDAMAGPTPVSALIHAATMVTAGVYLVCRMAGVFVLSPAAMFTIALVGAFTALLAASIAFVQNDIKKVLAYSTVSQLGYMFLGVGVGAFTAGFFHVVTHAFFKACLFLAAGSVIYAMHKRIHDTDASQDMRNMGGMKKYMPFTFAAFVMAWVAIIGVPGTSGFFSKDEILFKAYTSSVAFPIPDGKMIDPRTGKVALQMFGWPSWGPTVLYAMGVIGAVMTAFYMSRLVFGIFWGDFKGWKVVKGWKEPEHEEHHDEHHGHHGEALEGPKPKESPWQITAPILILGGLSVVAGFLNAHPLHIAPLEHFLEPVFSFANGTKEVVAAGTKGPGVVLHPNSQSLMWPLMAPGLLALVAGAGGAFYVYMQQAGGPAKMLAEKFPGLHALVYDKWRVDELYEETIIGAVDSLAEFAVVFDKVVVDGIVARLTSFVVAAAGTGLRFVQTGHAQAYAAVMVVGAGGLGWFFIAPHASVTVKPDEAGGTYEVSAAPGLGYQYRWDSDGDGKPDSERFSSQATLPVPLERGKSKKVVLEVKNAFERVSKREIVLSRPKLDASRGPGPGVIQVEQGPDGQLRGVLPGQNRPVPLRPQGGLPQPGAEPGQPPPGGMPMRMPPPGRPNPAEPPHQHQPGDVH encoded by the coding sequence ATGGACGGGCTTCAGAAAATCTTCCCCCCCGGCGAGTTCGCGCTGCTCGCGGTGATCCTGGCGCTGCCGCTGATCGGCGCCATCGTGAACGGCATCTTCGGCAAGCGCCTGGGCAAGCAGGCGGTCACCATGATGGCGCTCGTCGCCGTCGGGGGCTCCTTCCTGGCGAGCCTGGTCTCCTTCCTGCTGCTCCGGAACGCGCAGGCCGCGGCCCACGCCAAGGGCGCCGAGGGCGCGGTGCGCTTCATCTGGCAGGGCTGGGAGTGGGTCCGAGTCTCGGGCCGCCACGACATGGCGCAGGTGCCCCTCGAGGTCGCCTTCTCCTTCGACGCGCTGAACGGCGTGATGAGCTTGGTCGTCACCGGGGTCGGTTTCCTGATCCACCTGTACTCGACCAAGTACATGGAGCAGGACGCCGGCTATCACCGCTTCTTCGCCTATCTGAACCTGTTCGTCTTCTCGATGCTGGTGCTCATCCTGGGCAACAGCCTGCCGGTCCTGTTCGTCGGCTGGGAGGGCGTGGGCCTGTGCAGCTACCTGCTCATCGGCTTCTGGTTCGAGGGCGAGCAGAACGCGGCGGCCGGCAAGAAGGCCTTCATCACCAACCGCATCGGCGACTTCGGCCTGATCGTCGCGATGGCGCTCATCCTCTACTACGTCGGGTCGCTCGACTGGTCGGGCATCGAGGGCGGGCGCATGAACCTGCTCACCAAGGTGCAGATGTGGCCCATCGGCAACCAGGTGCCGGGCACGGGCCTGATCCAGAACAGCCTGCCGTCCGTCGCCGAGTGGCTGAACCGCCCGCGCTTCGTCACCGCTGCCACGCTGGTCGGCCTGGCGCTCTTCCTGGGCTGCGCCGGCAAGAGCGCCCAGTTCCCGCTGTACGTCTGGCTGCCGGACGCGATGGCGGGCCCGACCCCGGTCAGCGCGTTGATCCACGCCGCCACCATGGTGACCGCCGGCGTCTACCTGGTCTGCCGCATGGCGGGCGTGTTCGTGCTGTCGCCGGCCGCGATGTTCACCATCGCCCTGGTGGGCGCCTTCACCGCGCTGCTCGCGGCCAGCATCGCCTTCGTCCAGAACGACATCAAGAAGGTGCTGGCCTACTCCACGGTCAGTCAGCTCGGCTACATGTTCCTGGGCGTCGGCGTGGGCGCCTTCACCGCCGGCTTCTTCCACGTGGTCACCCACGCCTTCTTCAAGGCCTGTCTGTTCCTCGCCGCTGGCTCCGTCATCTACGCCATGCACAAGCGCATCCACGACACGGATGCGTCGCAGGACATGCGCAACATGGGCGGCATGAAGAAGTACATGCCGTTCACCTTCGCCGCCTTCGTGATGGCGTGGGTCGCCATCATCGGCGTGCCGGGTACGAGCGGCTTCTTCTCCAAGGACGAGATCCTGTTCAAGGCCTACACGTCCAGCGTCGCGTTCCCGATCCCCGACGGCAAGATGATCGACCCGCGCACCGGCAAGGTGGCGCTTCAGATGTTCGGCTGGCCCAGCTGGGGCCCCACCGTGCTCTACGCCATGGGCGTGATCGGCGCGGTGATGACCGCGTTCTACATGTCGCGGCTCGTGTTCGGCATCTTCTGGGGCGATTTCAAGGGCTGGAAGGTCGTGAAGGGCTGGAAGGAGCCCGAGCACGAGGAGCACCACGACGAGCACCACGGCCACCACGGCGAGGCGCTCGAGGGCCCGAAGCCCAAGGAGAGCCCGTGGCAGATCACGGCCCCGATCCTGATCCTGGGTGGGCTCAGCGTCGTGGCGGGCTTCTTGAACGCGCATCCGCTGCACATCGCGCCCCTCGAGCACTTCCTGGAGCCGGTCTTCTCCTTCGCCAACGGCACCAAGGAGGTGGTCGCCGCGGGCACCAAGGGACCCGGCGTCGTGCTCCACCCCAACTCACAGTCGCTGATGTGGCCGCTGATGGCGCCGGGTCTCCTGGCGCTGGTCGCCGGAGCCGGCGGCGCCTTCTACGTCTACATGCAGCAGGCGGGCGGACCGGCGAAGATGCTGGCCGAGAAGTTCCCGGGCCTGCACGCGCTGGTCTACGACAAGTGGCGCGTCGACGAGCTCTACGAAGAGACCATCATCGGCGCAGTGGACTCGCTGGCGGAGTTCGCCGTGGTGTTCGACAAGGTGGTCGTGGACGGCATCGTCGCCCGCCTCACGTCGTTCGTCGTGGCGGCGGCGGGCACGGGCCTGCGCTTCGTCCAGACCGGCCACGCGCAGGCCTACGCCGCCGTGATGGTGGTCGGGGCCGGCGGCCTCGGCTGGTTCTTCATCGCGCCTCACGCCAGCGTGACCGTGAAGCCCGACGAGGCGGGCGGCACCTACGAGGTGAGCGCGGCGCCGGGGCTCGGCTACCAGTATCGCTGGGACAGCGACGGCGACGGCAAGCCCGACTCCGAGCGGTTCTCGTCGCAGGCGACGCTGCCGGTCCCGCTCGAGCGCGGCAAGAGCAAGAAGGTCGTGCTCGAGGTGAAGAACGCCTTCGAGCGCGTGTCGAAGCGCGAGATCGTGCTCAGCCGCCCGAAGCTCGACGCCTCACGGGGACCGGGACCCGGCGTGATTCAGGTGGAGCAAGGGCCGGACGGGCAGCTCCGCGGCGTGCTCCCCGGCCAGAATCGGCCCGTGCCGCTGCGCCCGCAAGGCGGCCTGCCCCAACCGGGCGCGGAGCCCGGCCAGCCGCCGCCAGGAGGCATGCCGATGCGCATGCCGCCGCCGGGGCGCCCGAACCCCGCTGAGCCGCCCCACCAGCACCAACCTGGAGACGTGCATTGA
- a CDS encoding NADH-quinone oxidoreductase subunit M — protein sequence MKLAFEAWPYLAAFIAGLLIPRRQGLFERIAIGVVAALSVLLVMGLWPAKEVAADAATPKEWPNLLNVIVFLPIFGSISILFLPRQSPKLLRRFTMLVLGLDFLASLWLLGVPMTAGWHFQYIRDWLPTFGIRYHVAVDGVSTWLVLLSTFTTPIAAYVSFGSIKARTKDLCFSLLLLHGAMLGAFVSLDLFLFYVFWELMLVPMVILIGIWGGVEKIKAAYKFFLYTMAGSVLMLAAILYMVWSHNSIAGFVTFDYLALKNLVLPKTAALLCFGAFLLAFIIKVPMFPFHTWLPDAHVQAPTGGSIILAAVLLKLGTYGYIRFCMGMFAGPAWSAAANLAGLAVGGGILYGALVAWKQDDVKRLVAYSSVAHMGFVMLGLFAATRAGVEGALLQMVNHGISTGALFLLVGVIYDRRHTREIREFGGLAKVMPIYTAVFVIVTMSSIGVPGTNGFVGEFLVIMGTFVSLPLGSHGMLQATLATAGVILAAVYMLSLVQKMFFGPLSNPKNKGLPDLNVRETLALAPLIALIFVIGFFPNVFLDRARDSVGTVIEGYQDGRKAYMDMEPGATKARLRPRKGGVLETGYPEPPKPEGADGKQDETKTAAVDAPSPQPSPGGAQ from the coding sequence ATGAAACTGGCCTTCGAGGCCTGGCCGTACCTGGCGGCGTTCATCGCGGGCTTGCTCATCCCGCGCCGCCAAGGTCTGTTCGAGCGCATCGCCATCGGCGTCGTCGCCGCGCTGTCGGTGCTCCTGGTGATGGGCCTCTGGCCCGCCAAGGAGGTCGCGGCGGACGCGGCGACGCCCAAGGAGTGGCCGAACCTGCTGAACGTGATCGTCTTCCTGCCCATCTTCGGCTCGATCTCGATCCTGTTCTTGCCGCGACAATCGCCGAAGCTCCTGCGCCGCTTCACCATGCTGGTGCTGGGGCTGGACTTCCTGGCGTCGCTCTGGCTGCTCGGCGTGCCGATGACCGCCGGCTGGCACTTCCAGTACATCCGCGACTGGCTGCCGACCTTCGGCATCCGCTACCACGTGGCCGTCGACGGCGTCTCGACCTGGCTGGTGCTGCTCTCCACCTTCACCACGCCGATCGCCGCGTACGTGTCGTTTGGCAGCATCAAAGCCCGCACCAAGGACTTGTGCTTCTCGCTGCTCTTGTTGCACGGCGCCATGCTGGGCGCCTTCGTCTCCCTCGACCTGTTCCTGTTCTACGTGTTCTGGGAGCTGATGCTGGTGCCGATGGTCATCCTGATCGGCATCTGGGGCGGGGTCGAGAAGATCAAGGCTGCCTACAAGTTCTTCCTCTACACCATGGCCGGTAGCGTGCTGATGCTCGCGGCCATCCTCTACATGGTGTGGTCGCACAACTCGATCGCCGGCTTCGTCACCTTCGACTACCTGGCGCTGAAGAACCTGGTGTTGCCGAAGACCGCGGCGCTGCTCTGCTTCGGCGCGTTCCTCCTGGCGTTCATCATCAAGGTGCCGATGTTCCCGTTCCACACCTGGTTGCCGGACGCCCACGTCCAGGCGCCGACGGGTGGCTCGATCATCCTGGCGGCGGTGCTGCTGAAGCTCGGCACCTACGGCTACATCCGCTTCTGCATGGGCATGTTCGCCGGCCCGGCCTGGTCGGCCGCAGCGAACCTGGCGGGCCTGGCCGTCGGCGGCGGCATCCTGTACGGCGCGCTCGTCGCCTGGAAGCAGGACGACGTGAAGCGCCTGGTCGCCTACTCGTCGGTCGCCCACATGGGCTTCGTGATGCTCGGCCTGTTCGCGGCGACGCGCGCCGGCGTCGAGGGCGCGCTCCTGCAAATGGTCAACCACGGCATCTCGACCGGCGCGCTGTTCCTCTTGGTCGGCGTGATCTACGACCGGCGCCACACCCGCGAGATCCGCGAGTTCGGCGGCCTGGCCAAGGTGATGCCGATCTACACGGCGGTGTTCGTGATCGTGACCATGTCCAGCATCGGCGTGCCGGGCACCAACGGCTTCGTCGGCGAGTTCCTGGTGATCATGGGCACCTTCGTCTCGCTGCCGCTCGGCTCCCACGGCATGCTCCAGGCCACGCTGGCCACGGCGGGCGTGATCCTGGCCGCGGTCTACATGCTGTCGTTGGTTCAGAAGATGTTCTTCGGGCCGCTCTCGAACCCCAAGAACAAGGGCTTGCCCGATCTGAACGTACGCGAGACGCTGGCGCTCGCGCCGCTGATCGCGCTGATCTTCGTGATCGGCTTCTTCCCGAACGTGTTCCTGGACCGCGCGCGGGACTCGGTGGGCACGGTCATCGAGGGCTATCAGGACGGGCGCAAGGCCTACATGGACATGGAGCCCGGTGCCACGAAGGCTCGCCTCCGCCCGCGCAAAGGCGGGGTGCTCGAGACCGGCTACCCGGAGCCGCCCAAGCCCGAGGGCGCGGACGGCAAGCAGGACGAGACCAAGACCGCCGCGGTCGACGCGCCGAGTCCCCAGCCGTCGCCGGGAGGTGCGCAATGA
- a CDS encoding NADH-quinone oxidoreductase subunit N, which yields MTLWFGLSPILSVGFGTLLLMLAEAFGKPPADADNPTDAGSGRSGELALVAAVVLIAGAAFSIGVWSVGPENLPGLEATRPYLVMDRFTVFFCFVLCIGGTFAALLAGGYLPEHGIDRGEFFPLLLLSTVGAMTLAAAGDLLSLFVALETMSLGVYCMVGLRRSPRAAEAALKYFLLGSFAAALMLLGAALLYGATGHTDLVGIGQAIKSIGQQGSVVPVAPVLLALVLTLVGLAFKVSAVPFHMWTPDAYEGAPTPATSFMAVAVKAAAFAVLLRVLVVAFGDERLMSWGTGWPPALATLAVLSMTVANVVAGRQSSVKRMLAYSSIAHAGYALVGVVATMRSADGQPSVLFYLLTYTVSTAGAFGALILCGSKGAEATSYEDLAGLAKRHPASALAFSVFLLSLAGLPPTAGFFGKLYVFRAAIDAELYVLAVVGLLNSLVGAYYYLRVMVFMYMREPAPGAQLAVPMRSAFVSSALVLAAVLVFALGIAPGWSLDMASAAKLVVN from the coding sequence ATGACGCTCTGGTTCGGGCTTTCGCCCATCCTCTCGGTCGGCTTCGGCACGCTCTTGCTCATGCTGGCGGAGGCCTTCGGCAAGCCGCCGGCGGACGCCGACAACCCCACCGACGCGGGCTCGGGTCGCTCCGGCGAGCTGGCGCTGGTCGCGGCCGTGGTGCTGATCGCCGGCGCTGCCTTCAGCATCGGCGTCTGGTCGGTGGGCCCGGAGAACCTACCGGGCCTCGAGGCCACGCGCCCCTACCTGGTGATGGACCGGTTCACGGTCTTCTTCTGCTTCGTGCTGTGCATCGGCGGCACCTTCGCGGCGCTCCTCGCCGGCGGTTACCTGCCGGAGCACGGCATCGATCGCGGAGAGTTCTTCCCGCTGCTCCTGCTCAGCACCGTGGGCGCCATGACGTTGGCAGCGGCTGGGGATCTGCTCAGCTTGTTCGTCGCGCTGGAGACCATGTCGCTCGGCGTCTATTGCATGGTCGGCCTCCGGCGCAGCCCGCGGGCGGCGGAGGCCGCGCTGAAGTACTTCCTGCTCGGGAGCTTTGCCGCGGCGCTGATGCTGCTGGGCGCCGCGCTGCTCTACGGCGCGACCGGCCACACCGATCTGGTCGGCATCGGCCAGGCCATCAAGAGCATCGGGCAGCAGGGGAGCGTGGTCCCGGTGGCGCCGGTGCTCCTGGCGCTGGTGCTGACGCTGGTCGGGCTCGCCTTCAAGGTGAGCGCGGTGCCGTTCCACATGTGGACGCCGGACGCCTACGAGGGCGCACCGACCCCCGCGACCAGCTTCATGGCCGTCGCGGTCAAGGCGGCGGCGTTCGCGGTGCTGCTCCGCGTCCTGGTCGTGGCCTTCGGCGACGAGCGCCTGATGAGCTGGGGCACCGGCTGGCCGCCGGCTTTGGCCACGCTCGCGGTCCTCAGCATGACGGTGGCCAACGTGGTGGCCGGCCGCCAGAGCTCGGTGAAGCGCATGCTCGCCTACTCGTCCATCGCCCACGCTGGCTACGCGCTGGTCGGCGTCGTCGCGACCATGCGCTCGGCGGACGGTCAGCCGAGCGTGCTCTTCTACCTCTTGACCTACACCGTCTCGACCGCTGGCGCGTTCGGCGCGCTGATCCTTTGCGGCAGCAAGGGCGCCGAGGCGACCAGCTACGAAGATCTCGCCGGCCTCGCCAAGCGCCACCCGGCCTCGGCGCTGGCCTTCAGCGTGTTCTTGCTCTCGCTCGCCGGGCTCCCGCCGACCGCGGGCTTCTTCGGCAAGCTCTACGTGTTCCGCGCGGCCATCGACGCGGAGCTCTACGTGCTCGCGGTGGTCGGCCTCTTGAACAGCCTGGTGGGCGCCTACTACTACCTGCGCGTGATGGTCTTCATGTACATGCGCGAGCCGGCGCCGGGCGCGCAGCTGGCCGTCCCGATGCGCTCCGCGTTCGTGTCGAGCGCGCTGGTGCTCGCTGCGGTCCTGGTCTTCGCGCTCGGTATCGCGCCGGGCTGGTCGTTGGACATGGCGAGCGCGGCGAAGCTGGTGGTGAACTAG
- a CDS encoding DUF4352 domain-containing protein, whose amino-acid sequence MQTRSRSFTVFAATALIAGALLACKKKTPPPTTDPGTGTGTGTGTGTGTGTGTGTGTGTGTTTPSFDSTKLYKVGETAKAPDFSMTIENVKECKVPYYFKPKKGNIKLGVEVQLEGSADKDVPVNPFYAKVTDGDGYSYTSTFGGCDPELKSVRITKGEKAKGWITFEVPQKASSLKLTYNPFIISTVKQEVKFDLGR is encoded by the coding sequence ATGCAGACTCGCTCCCGCTCCTTCACCGTCTTTGCCGCCACCGCGCTCATCGCGGGGGCTCTGTTGGCGTGCAAGAAGAAGACTCCGCCCCCCACCACCGATCCGGGCACCGGCACGGGCACCGGCACGGGCACCGGCACGGGAACGGGAACCGGGACGGGCACCGGAACGGGAACGGGCACGACCACGCCGAGCTTCGACTCGACCAAGCTCTACAAGGTCGGCGAGACGGCCAAGGCGCCCGACTTCTCGATGACCATCGAAAACGTCAAGGAGTGCAAGGTCCCGTACTACTTCAAGCCCAAGAAGGGGAACATCAAGCTGGGCGTCGAGGTGCAGCTCGAGGGCAGCGCCGACAAGGACGTGCCGGTGAACCCGTTCTACGCGAAGGTCACCGACGGCGACGGGTACTCGTACACCAGTACCTTCGGCGGCTGCGATCCGGAGCTCAAGAGCGTGCGCATCACCAAGGGCGAGAAGGCCAAGGGCTGGATCACCTTCGAGGTGCCGCAGAAGGCCAGCAGCCTGAAGCTGACCTACAACCCGTTCATCATCAGCACGGTGAAGCAAGAAGTGAAGTTCGACCTGGGCCGCTGA
- a CDS encoding tetratricopeptide repeat protein — protein sequence MRRALAPLLFALASGCTLGGGNVIRVYSGREVPGPYITPEAYAHYAQGVLDESQGNFAKALREYEAALADDDSSPDLWTRVAAVQCRLGKDPTRAFQRAESLDPDFSPLWRERARCAVDRNDAARALPLAERAVALDPLDPAASLLVARALEKLGRPADARRWLLALALWDPTSKPARLRLHPTEPTPARRSDPLGARGPGERRASVEDVDRALRFGDTAAARRAAKSMGLGPSALALRAAALGDAALAKTEAERVLAADPDDSDALIALLVAATLAGDQPAYETALSALGPEPLAPSPLGVRLLGELLGRRAGSEAAEIWRSIWALPAATDRLEAAVEQRAGTPNQ from the coding sequence GTGAGGCGCGCGCTCGCTCCGCTGCTCTTCGCGCTCGCCAGCGGTTGCACCTTGGGCGGCGGCAACGTGATCCGCGTCTACTCGGGGCGAGAGGTCCCCGGGCCCTACATCACGCCGGAGGCCTACGCCCACTACGCGCAAGGCGTGCTCGACGAGAGCCAAGGGAACTTCGCCAAGGCCTTGCGCGAGTACGAGGCGGCGCTCGCCGACGACGACTCGAGCCCCGACCTCTGGACCCGCGTGGCAGCCGTCCAGTGCCGCCTCGGCAAGGACCCGACCCGGGCCTTCCAGAGGGCCGAGTCCCTGGATCCCGATTTTTCGCCGCTCTGGCGCGAGCGGGCGCGCTGCGCGGTCGATCGCAACGACGCGGCGCGCGCGCTCCCGCTGGCGGAGCGCGCGGTGGCGCTCGACCCCCTCGACCCGGCCGCTTCGCTCCTGGTGGCCCGGGCGCTGGAGAAGCTCGGGCGCCCCGCGGACGCCCGGCGCTGGCTGCTCGCGCTCGCACTCTGGGATCCGACCTCCAAGCCGGCTCGCCTCCGGTTGCATCCCACCGAGCCGACCCCCGCTCGGCGCTCCGACCCGCTCGGCGCGCGAGGCCCGGGCGAACGCCGCGCGAGCGTGGAGGACGTGGACCGTGCCCTCCGTTTCGGCGACACCGCGGCCGCGCGACGCGCGGCCAAGAGCATGGGACTAGGTCCCTCCGCCCTCGCGCTCCGCGCCGCGGCCCTGGGCGACGCCGCGCTCGCCAAGACCGAGGCCGAGCGGGTGCTGGCCGCCGATCCGGACGACAGCGACGCGCTGATCGCGCTGCTCGTGGCCGCGACGCTCGCCGGGGATCAGCCTGCCTACGAGACGGCGCTCTCCGCGCTCGGGCCGGAGCCCCTCGCGCCCAGCCCGCTCGGCGTGCGCCTGCTCGGCGAGCTGCTCGGGCGCCGCGCGGGGTCCGAGGCCGCGGAGATCTGGCGCTCGATCTGGGCGTTGCCGGCGGCCACGGATCGCCTGGAAGCCGCCGTCGAGCAGCGCGCGGGAACACCGAATCAGTGA
- the hisC gene encoding histidinol-phosphate transaminase: MAPPQGSISDLLRPELAELSAYAPLAGDFSVRLDANEAPPLLSSRARARLAEVAADTAWERYPDARCEHLKQAIAAKMGVSPDEVLAGVGSDEVITTLLTVLARPRDKSGVPTILTTTPTFVMYRQSARVRGMNVMEVPLDAGWDLADASLARALEMTPPNVVFIATPNNPTGNLMSRDRLERLIQAAQGALCVVDEAYVDYSSGDHLDLYRKYDNVAILRTLSKVGFAALRVGWLVARPELVRELDKARCPYNLPSVSQALATTVLTELGDEVAALARSVKEERSRLSAALEALPRVTLTPSQANFVWVKTERPAGEVFDALCQRKILVRSFHARGGRLGSQLRVTVGTREENDAFLRALAEVT, translated from the coding sequence ATGGCCCCGCCCCAAGGTTCCATTTCGGACCTGCTCCGCCCCGAGCTGGCGGAGCTCTCTGCGTACGCGCCGCTGGCGGGCGACTTCAGTGTCCGCCTCGACGCCAACGAGGCTCCGCCGCTGCTCTCGTCGCGGGCCCGAGCGCGCCTGGCGGAGGTCGCCGCGGACACGGCCTGGGAGCGCTACCCGGACGCGCGCTGCGAGCACCTCAAGCAGGCCATCGCCGCCAAGATGGGCGTGAGCCCCGACGAGGTGCTGGCGGGAGTCGGCAGCGACGAGGTGATCACCACGCTGCTCACGGTCTTGGCGCGTCCCCGCGACAAGAGCGGCGTCCCCACCATCCTGACCACCACGCCGACCTTCGTGATGTACCGGCAGAGCGCTCGGGTGCGCGGCATGAACGTGATGGAGGTGCCCCTCGACGCCGGCTGGGATCTGGCCGACGCCTCCCTCGCCCGCGCGCTCGAGATGACGCCGCCGAACGTGGTGTTCATCGCCACGCCGAACAACCCGACCGGCAATCTGATGAGCCGCGATCGCCTGGAGCGGCTGATTCAGGCTGCCCAGGGCGCGCTCTGCGTGGTGGACGAGGCCTACGTGGACTACTCGAGCGGCGACCACCTGGACCTGTATCGAAAGTACGACAACGTCGCGATCTTGCGCACCTTGTCCAAGGTCGGCTTCGCGGCGCTGCGCGTGGGCTGGCTGGTCGCTCGACCCGAGCTCGTGCGCGAGCTCGACAAGGCGCGCTGTCCGTACAACCTGCCGAGCGTCTCCCAGGCCCTCGCCACCACCGTGCTCACCGAGCTCGGCGACGAGGTCGCGGCGCTCGCTCGGAGCGTGAAGGAGGAACGCTCTCGCCTCTCGGCCGCGCTCGAGGCCCTGCCGCGCGTGACCCTGACGCCGAGCCAAGCCAACTTCGTCTGGGTGAAGACGGAGCGACCCGCCGGCGAGGTGTTCGACGCGCTCTGCCAGCGGAAGATCCTGGTGCGCAGCTTCCATGCTCGCGGCGGGCGGCTGGGCTCGCAGCTCCGCGTCACGGTCGGCACGCGCGAGGAGAACGACGCTTTCTTGCGGGCTCTGGCCGAGGTGACGTGA
- a CDS encoding hydroxymethylglutaryl-CoA reductase, degradative, whose protein sequence is MSSTHDPSLDAEASGSRLPGFYKLDISERVQEISARTGIDAAEIRAAVDAGGLDPSTADKLVENVLGTYALPFGVALNFRVNGRDRLVPMVVEEPSVIAAASNAAKMVRAAGGFSAEMVESLMTTQVQVYGVKDPARAIARLEAHAAELLEVGSRAVPNLVERGGGPRSIDVRDLGQASLVVHVHVDCRDAMGANLVNSIAEAIGPRVAELSAGKLGLRILTNLCDRRRVRATCRVHAKDLALPEGSGSEPPRPSGGEIVDLIVEASRFAELDPYRAATHNKGIMNGVDAVVLATGNDFRAVEAGAHAYAAQSGRYRPLATWHRDGADLVGSLELPLSLGIVGGTLRVHPVARLSLRMLDVTTAAELQHVAACAGLASNLAALRALATEGIQRGHMSLHARAVATAAGAVGDQVERVAAAMAELGLITLEEAGRQLTKIKGVR, encoded by the coding sequence ATGAGCTCGACCCATGATCCCTCGCTGGACGCCGAAGCGTCCGGCTCGCGCCTGCCCGGCTTCTACAAGCTCGACATCTCGGAGCGCGTGCAGGAGATCAGCGCCCGCACGGGCATCGACGCGGCCGAGATCCGCGCGGCGGTGGACGCCGGCGGGCTCGACCCGAGCACCGCGGACAAGCTGGTCGAGAACGTGCTCGGCACCTACGCCCTGCCCTTCGGCGTGGCGCTGAACTTCCGCGTCAACGGCCGGGATCGACTGGTGCCGATGGTGGTCGAGGAGCCGAGCGTGATCGCCGCGGCCTCCAACGCAGCGAAGATGGTGCGCGCCGCAGGCGGCTTCTCCGCGGAGATGGTCGAGTCGCTGATGACCACGCAGGTGCAGGTGTATGGGGTGAAAGACCCTGCCCGCGCCATCGCGCGCCTGGAAGCGCACGCGGCGGAGCTGCTGGAGGTCGGCAGCCGCGCAGTCCCGAACCTGGTCGAGCGCGGCGGCGGCCCCCGCTCCATCGACGTGCGCGACCTGGGTCAGGCGAGCCTGGTCGTCCACGTCCACGTGGACTGCCGGGACGCGATGGGAGCCAACCTGGTGAACTCCATCGCCGAAGCCATCGGCCCGCGGGTTGCCGAGCTCAGCGCGGGCAAGCTGGGGCTGCGCATCCTGACGAACCTGTGCGATCGCCGGCGCGTGCGCGCCACCTGCCGCGTGCACGCGAAGGATCTCGCCCTGCCCGAGGGCTCCGGCTCGGAGCCGCCGCGGCCGAGCGGCGGGGAAATCGTGGACCTGATCGTGGAGGCCTCGCGCTTCGCGGAGCTCGATCCCTACCGGGCGGCGACCCACAACAAGGGAATCATGAACGGCGTGGACGCCGTGGTGCTCGCCACGGGCAACGACTTCCGCGCCGTGGAGGCCGGCGCCCACGCCTACGCGGCGCAGTCGGGCCGCTACCGCCCGCTGGCCACTTGGCATCGCGACGGCGCCGATTTGGTCGGGAGCCTGGAGCTGCCGCTCTCCCTCGGCATCGTCGGCGGCACCCTGCGGGTGCACCCCGTCGCACGGCTCTCGCTGCGCATGCTGGACGTCACGACGGCCGCGGAGCTTCAGCACGTCGCGGCCTGCGCCGGCCTGGCGTCGAACCTGGCGGCGCTTCGCGCGCTGGCGACGGAGGGCATCCAACGCGGGCACATGTCGCTGCACGCGCGCGCGGTGGCGACGGCCGCCGGAGCCGTCGGCGACCAGGTGGAGCGCGTCGCAGCCGCGATGGCCGAGCTCGGCCTCATCACCCTCGAAGAAGCCGGACGACAGCTGACGAAGATCAAAGGAGTGCGCTGA